The following coding sequences lie in one Methylotuvimicrobium alcaliphilum 20Z genomic window:
- the rng gene encoding ribonuclease G, translating to MSEEILINVTPPETRVAVVENGVLQELIIERSRQRGLVGNIYKGEVCRVLPGMQAAFVDIGLSRAAFLHLSDLCSKDLEKKGSANIESYLHEGQHIVVQVTKDPIGTKGARLTTEISIPSRFQVYMPYANNCGVSQRIECDAERARLRACLESFREKNQCGGFIARTAAECVEEAVLYSDMTFLLKLWTTISESINSAQPKQFIHKDLPLSVRTLRDLYKEGIERVRVDSKETYLKLVEFAKIFVPDIVDVIEHYTGECPVFDIYSVEEEIQRALDRKVILKSGGHLVFDQTEAMTTVDVNTGSYVGGRNLEETIFKTNLEAAQTISRQLRLRNLGGIIIIDFIDMQSHEHRKQVLQALERHLEKDNAKTKITEVSTLGLVEMTRKRTRESLEHILCEPCSACGGRGVLKTAETVCLEIFREIIREVRQYKVRKLMVLASIEVVEMLLDEEADMLAELEAFLNIQIKFRAEGEYNQEQYDVVLL from the coding sequence ATGAGTGAAGAAATTTTAATCAATGTCACGCCGCCGGAAACTCGTGTCGCCGTCGTCGAAAACGGCGTTTTGCAGGAACTGATCATCGAGCGCAGTCGTCAGCGCGGCTTGGTCGGTAATATCTATAAAGGCGAAGTATGCCGGGTGTTGCCCGGCATGCAAGCGGCCTTTGTCGATATCGGTTTGTCCAGAGCCGCTTTTTTACACTTGTCCGATTTATGTAGTAAAGATTTGGAAAAAAAAGGGTCGGCGAATATCGAAAGCTATCTGCACGAGGGGCAGCATATCGTCGTGCAAGTGACCAAGGACCCAATCGGCACTAAAGGCGCGCGGTTAACCACCGAAATCTCGATTCCGTCGCGTTTTCAGGTTTATATGCCCTATGCCAATAATTGCGGCGTGTCTCAACGGATCGAATGCGATGCCGAGCGTGCTAGGCTTCGTGCCTGTCTTGAGTCGTTTCGCGAAAAAAACCAATGCGGAGGCTTTATTGCGCGTACGGCAGCCGAATGCGTCGAGGAAGCGGTTTTGTATTCCGATATGACTTTCCTACTCAAGCTTTGGACGACAATTTCGGAAAGCATTAATAGCGCTCAGCCCAAGCAGTTCATTCATAAGGACTTGCCGCTGAGTGTCAGAACGTTGAGGGATCTATACAAAGAGGGTATCGAGCGGGTGCGCGTCGATTCTAAGGAAACTTATCTCAAGCTAGTTGAATTCGCGAAAATATTCGTGCCCGATATCGTCGATGTGATCGAGCATTACACCGGCGAGTGTCCGGTCTTCGATATTTACAGCGTCGAAGAGGAAATTCAGCGTGCGCTGGATCGTAAGGTCATATTGAAATCAGGAGGACACTTGGTGTTCGATCAAACCGAGGCGATGACGACGGTCGATGTCAATACCGGCAGTTATGTCGGCGGGCGTAATCTTGAGGAGACGATTTTTAAGACCAATTTGGAGGCGGCTCAGACGATATCTCGCCAACTACGATTGCGAAACTTAGGCGGCATTATCATTATCGACTTCATCGATATGCAGAGCCATGAGCATCGAAAACAAGTCTTGCAAGCCTTGGAACGGCATTTGGAAAAGGATAATGCGAAGACCAAAATTACCGAGGTTTCTACGCTCGGCTTGGTCGAAATGACCCGTAAAAGGACTCGGGAAAGTCTCGAGCATATTTTGTGCGAACCCTGTTCGGCTTGTGGCGGGCGCGGTGTTCTGAAAACCGCCGAAACGGTATGTCTGGAGATATTTCGCGAGATCATTCGCGAGGTCAGGCAATACAAAGTTCGGAAACTGATGGTATTGGCCTCGATCGAAGTCGTCGAAATGTTGCTCGATGAGGAAGCCGATATGCTTGCGGAACTCGAGG
- a CDS encoding Maf family protein, with the protein MSAQILLASASPRRQELLTQIGVSFKVFPVDIDETPYSGEAPLSYVRRIAAEKSAAALKRSGARLPILAADTAVILDGRIMGKPKDKADCLAMLGFLSGRTHQVFSSISLRGFEHWQAVNVTEVSFRDISEDEIIRYWESGEPADKAGAYAIQGLGGVFVKSITGSFSGVVGLPLFETAELLAKQGITIFK; encoded by the coding sequence ATGAGTGCGCAAATCCTTTTAGCTTCGGCGTCTCCGCGCCGTCAGGAACTGTTAACGCAAATCGGAGTCAGTTTTAAGGTGTTTCCGGTCGATATCGACGAAACGCCTTATTCAGGAGAAGCACCATTGTCTTATGTTCGACGCATTGCCGCCGAAAAATCGGCCGCGGCGCTGAAGCGGAGCGGTGCAAGGCTGCCGATTCTAGCCGCCGATACGGCGGTGATCTTGGATGGACGGATTATGGGCAAGCCGAAGGATAAGGCCGATTGCCTGGCAATGCTCGGCTTTTTGTCGGGACGAACGCATCAGGTTTTTAGTTCCATATCGCTTAGAGGCTTCGAGCACTGGCAAGCCGTCAATGTTACCGAGGTTAGTTTCCGCGATATCAGCGAAGATGAAATCATCCGCTATTGGGAAAGCGGCGAGCCGGCCGACAAGGCGGGTGCTTATGCGATTCAGGGTTTAGGCGGCGTGTTCGTCAAATCGATTACCGGCAGTTTTAGCGGCGTGGTTGGCTTGCCGCTGTTCGAGACGGCTGAACTTTTAGCGAAACAAGGGATAACGATTTTCAAATGA
- the rlmH gene encoding 23S rRNA (pseudouridine(1915)-N(3))-methyltransferase RlmH, with protein MQIQLITIGNKMPTWVQAGYDEYAKRLPRECELVLKEIPPGKRGKNSDSARIVKDEGDKMIAAIAKDAHVVTLDVPGKLLSTPELSVALKRWLESGRNVALLVGGPEGLSDDAKQLARESWSLSKLTFPHPLVRVIVAEQIYRAWSILNNHPYHRE; from the coding sequence ATGCAAATACAATTGATTACTATCGGCAATAAAATGCCGACTTGGGTGCAAGCGGGTTATGATGAATACGCTAAACGGCTGCCGAGAGAGTGCGAATTGGTGCTCAAGGAGATCCCGCCGGGCAAGCGAGGGAAAAATAGCGATTCGGCCCGGATAGTTAAGGACGAAGGCGATAAAATGATCGCGGCGATCGCAAAAGACGCGCATGTCGTTACCTTAGACGTCCCCGGGAAGCTTTTGTCGACGCCGGAATTGTCGGTTGCCTTGAAACGATGGCTCGAAAGCGGGCGGAATGTCGCCTTATTGGTCGGCGGCCCGGAAGGCTTGTCCGATGATGCGAAACAATTGGCGCGCGAATCCTGGAGTCTGTCCAAGTTGACTTTCCCGCATCCATTGGTGCGTGTGATCGTTGCCGAACAGATTTATCGTGCCTGGAGTATTTTAAATAACCATCCCTATCACCGCGAATGA
- a CDS encoding AAA family ATPase has translation MTDRNLADWHNRAALFEQEINTAVIGLERPVRLVTTAIFARGHAMLEGDVGVGKTTLLRAVARGIGGAYERIEGTIDLMPNDLVYHTYINEAGKPQVDPGPILKHGEELSTFFFNEVNRARPQVHSLLLRVMAEKSVTAFNREHYFPHLQVFADRNRVEKDETFEIPSAARDRFMMELKIETPEDPALQRELMFNPRFYDVDALIETIQPGILPYRELNEISRQIQHHIQASETLQNYALQLWQATRFPKNFSIALDNVDMDRLILAGASARGAGMLMRAARVTAWLNGRTHVLPEDIREIFHETIAHRVFFNPTYELRRTLLAEQLSQKILQQVAAP, from the coding sequence ATGACCGACCGAAACCTAGCCGATTGGCATAACCGCGCCGCACTGTTCGAACAGGAAATCAACACAGCCGTGATCGGACTCGAACGTCCGGTACGACTCGTCACGACCGCGATATTCGCGCGCGGCCATGCGATGCTCGAAGGCGATGTCGGAGTTGGTAAAACCACCTTGCTTAGAGCCGTTGCACGCGGCATCGGCGGCGCCTATGAGCGCATCGAAGGCACCATCGATCTGATGCCGAACGACCTGGTCTACCACACCTACATCAACGAAGCCGGCAAACCGCAGGTCGACCCCGGGCCGATCCTGAAACACGGCGAGGAGCTATCGACCTTCTTTTTCAACGAAGTCAACCGCGCCCGACCCCAGGTCCATTCATTACTGTTGCGCGTGATGGCCGAAAAATCGGTCACGGCTTTCAACCGCGAGCATTATTTCCCGCATTTGCAAGTCTTCGCCGACCGCAACAGAGTCGAAAAGGACGAAACCTTCGAAATACCCTCTGCGGCCCGCGACCGTTTCATGATGGAGCTAAAAATAGAAACGCCCGAAGACCCGGCCCTGCAGCGCGAATTGATGTTCAATCCGAGATTTTACGATGTCGACGCATTGATCGAGACGATTCAGCCGGGCATCCTACCCTACCGAGAATTGAACGAAATCAGCCGGCAGATTCAGCATCACATTCAAGCCAGCGAAACGTTGCAAAATTATGCCTTACAACTTTGGCAGGCGACCCGTTTCCCGAAAAACTTTTCGATTGCATTAGACAATGTCGACATGGACCGGCTAATCCTGGCGGGGGCCAGCGCCCGTGGTGCCGGCATGCTGATGCGCGCGGCGCGAGTGACGGCATGGCTAAACGGTCGTACGCACGTCTTGCCGGAAGATATCCGCGAAATTTTCCATGAAACGATCGCGCACCGTGTGTTTTTCAACCCGACTTACGAATTGAGACGTACACTGCTCGCCGAACAGCTCAGCCAAAAAATACTGCAGCAGGTAGCGGCGCCCTAA
- a CDS encoding DUF58 domain-containing protein, translating into MLEEFHYQLPWRTASAHPGRHAGKHSGGEHEFHGHAPLIARPEAHNIDIHASLLDPFGQFMVRTFRQRGLISVNIIADLSASMSFHGKMKTLARFTELTAYSAYRSGDHFGFFGCGQDLLPDFHLPPRWYKGGAAELVDRLGQFDPGDSHCRSLLSIAEHCPRHRSLIFLVSDFHFPLHETAEIFDSLLKHDVIPVVLWHPQEYRNLPEWGLVRLEDPETGKDRQLLMRPALKRKIIAAFETRQERLKHLFTRYGRQAFFLDDTFQADQLTHYFYEQ; encoded by the coding sequence ATGCTCGAAGAATTTCATTATCAACTGCCTTGGCGCACCGCGAGCGCGCACCCTGGTCGTCATGCCGGCAAACACAGCGGCGGCGAACACGAGTTTCACGGGCATGCGCCGTTGATTGCCCGTCCAGAAGCGCACAATATCGATATTCATGCCAGTCTGCTCGACCCGTTCGGCCAATTCATGGTCAGGACTTTTCGCCAGCGCGGCCTGATTTCGGTCAACATCATTGCAGATTTATCGGCATCGATGAGCTTTCACGGCAAAATGAAAACCTTGGCACGGTTTACCGAATTGACGGCTTATTCGGCCTATCGCAGCGGCGATCATTTCGGCTTTTTCGGCTGCGGACAGGATTTACTGCCGGACTTTCATCTACCGCCTCGCTGGTATAAAGGCGGCGCCGCCGAACTCGTAGACCGGCTCGGGCAATTCGACCCCGGCGACAGCCATTGCCGAAGCCTGCTCTCGATCGCCGAGCATTGCCCCCGGCATCGCTCGTTGATTTTTCTAGTCTCCGACTTTCATTTTCCGTTGCATGAAACCGCCGAGATTTTCGATTCGCTGTTGAAACACGACGTGATCCCGGTCGTATTATGGCATCCCCAAGAGTATCGCAATCTGCCGGAATGGGGCCTGGTGCGCCTGGAAGATCCGGAAACCGGTAAAGACCGGCAATTACTGATGCGTCCGGCGCTGAAACGCAAAATCATCGCGGCATTCGAGACCCGGCAAGAACGGCTCAAGCATTTGTTTACGCGCTACGGCCGCCAAGCGTTTTTTCTCGACGACACCTTTCAGGCCGACCAGCTCACCCATTATTTCTATGAACAATAA
- a CDS encoding vWA domain-containing protein, with protein sequence MDLALSHPWVLLFSPLALLPFFGKHLTALRYSSLSVLPFDPLSFLLFTLLKLIGAGVILLLLIALSEPYLKEQTVQRLGQGAEIVILLDRSASMNENFAGRYFGGAAKESKIAIARDLLSDFIKRRKDDFFGMISFSTAPIHVMPLTQDKTAILAAIDATRSRGRGVTNIAPGLAMALDYFQERPLTGSRVILLVSDGAARIDLETQSTLTQLFHQYKVMLYWVYLRDDRSLALDSKPTNANETTSPEYFLHQFFQSIGIPYKAFEAQNPEALQNVIDEIGRLENKPIQYTEKIARQGLAEYCYLLAISGILILLFARYFELKSERHLSESNSFSNR encoded by the coding sequence ATGGATTTAGCGCTAAGTCATCCCTGGGTACTGCTGTTTTCACCACTGGCCTTACTGCCGTTTTTCGGCAAGCATCTAACCGCGCTGCGTTACTCAAGCCTGTCGGTATTGCCGTTCGACCCTTTGTCGTTTTTGTTGTTTACACTATTGAAGTTGATCGGCGCCGGCGTCATTCTGTTGTTGCTGATTGCACTTTCGGAGCCCTATCTCAAGGAACAAACCGTGCAACGACTCGGCCAGGGCGCCGAAATCGTCATCCTACTCGACCGAAGCGCGAGCATGAACGAAAACTTCGCCGGCCGTTATTTCGGCGGCGCGGCAAAAGAAAGCAAGATCGCGATTGCCCGAGATTTACTCAGCGATTTCATCAAACGCAGAAAAGACGATTTTTTCGGCATGATTTCGTTCAGCACAGCGCCCATTCATGTCATGCCGTTGACCCAAGACAAAACCGCGATTCTGGCCGCGATCGACGCGACCCGGTCGCGCGGCCGAGGCGTCACCAACATCGCACCGGGTCTCGCGATGGCGTTGGACTATTTTCAGGAACGTCCGTTGACCGGATCGCGCGTCATTTTACTGGTATCTGACGGCGCCGCACGCATCGATCTCGAAACGCAAAGCACGCTGACCCAGTTGTTCCATCAATACAAGGTCATGCTGTATTGGGTTTATCTGCGCGACGACAGAAGCCTCGCTCTCGATAGCAAGCCAACCAATGCAAACGAAACCACCTCGCCGGAATATTTTCTGCATCAGTTTTTCCAAAGCATCGGCATACCATACAAAGCTTTCGAAGCTCAAAACCCGGAAGCACTTCAAAACGTCATCGACGAAATCGGTCGCCTCGAAAACAAGCCGATTCAATACACCGAAAAAATAGCGCGGCAGGGCCTTGCAGAGTATTGTTATCTACTGGCAATCAGCGGTATTTTGATCTTGCTGTTTGCCCGCTATTTCGAGCTAAAGTCCGAACGCCACCTATCCGAATCGAATTCTTTCTCCAACCGATAG
- a CDS encoding ion transporter, which translates to MTTQPPPKHPRIHEESPTSAWRQTLNRIIFGAETKAGKAFDVVLIIMILLSIVTVMLDSVEAIRNQYRQLFYLSEWFFTLLFTFEYILRLLSVRRPLLYAQSFFGFVDLLSILPTYLGLLIPGVEYMLTLRILRLLRIFRVLKLSEYMREANVLLIALNNSFRKIAVFLYTVLTLVVVFGALMYIVEGSEAGFTSIPKSVYWTIVTITTVGYGDISPQTALGQLLASTIMIMGYGIIAVPTGIYSAELMKSHKQSRIDNRPCPDCGATGHDFDAVYCKYCGHRLNPRDE; encoded by the coding sequence ATGACCACTCAACCGCCTCCGAAACACCCTCGCATCCATGAAGAGAGCCCTACCTCGGCTTGGCGGCAAACCTTGAACCGGATCATTTTCGGCGCTGAAACCAAGGCAGGGAAGGCTTTCGACGTTGTCTTGATCATCATGATCTTACTCAGCATCGTCACAGTTATGCTTGATAGCGTCGAAGCGATCCGTAATCAGTATCGGCAACTGTTCTATTTATCGGAATGGTTTTTTACACTGCTATTCACATTCGAATATATTTTACGCCTACTTTCGGTACGCCGCCCCTTGCTATATGCCCAAAGTTTTTTCGGCTTCGTCGATCTGCTTTCGATCCTGCCGACTTATTTGGGACTGCTGATTCCCGGCGTCGAATATATGCTGACATTGCGAATCCTACGATTGCTGCGCATATTCAGGGTCTTGAAGTTATCCGAATACATGCGCGAAGCCAACGTTCTTCTGATTGCACTGAATAATAGCTTTCGGAAAATTGCAGTATTTTTGTATACGGTCTTGACTCTGGTCGTGGTATTCGGCGCACTAATGTATATCGTCGAAGGCAGCGAAGCCGGTTTCACGAGTATTCCCAAATCTGTCTACTGGACCATCGTCACAATCACCACGGTCGGTTATGGCGACATTTCGCCACAAACCGCATTAGGACAATTACTCGCATCGACAATCATGATCATGGGCTACGGAATCATCGCCGTGCCGACCGGCATTTACAGCGCGGAACTGATGAAAAGCCACAAACAAAGCCGAATAGATAACCGACCTTGCCCCGATTGCGGCGCGACCGGCCACGACTTCGACGCCGTCTATTGCAAATATTGCGGGCATCGGTTGAATCCAAGAGATGAGTAA
- the fchA gene encoding methenyltetrahydrofolate cyclohydrolase, with translation MTNIKDKSLQTYLDELASKTPTPGGGSAAALMGAQAAALVGMVCNLTIGKPKYAEVEAEMGVLLDRSEALRERLTGMIKADVDVFDRLMACYGMPKETEQQKAARSEAIQSVLKEATEVPLECARACFEAIDLCRIAAEKGNAGVISDAGVAVMSAYAGLKSAALNVYINVGSLKDKEFADRKAQELESILEGTEQAVDDVYRIVKERL, from the coding sequence ATGACCAATATCAAAGACAAATCGTTACAAACCTATCTCGATGAATTGGCCAGCAAGACGCCGACACCGGGCGGCGGCAGCGCCGCTGCGTTGATGGGCGCGCAAGCGGCAGCACTGGTCGGCATGGTGTGCAACTTGACGATAGGCAAGCCGAAATACGCCGAAGTCGAAGCGGAAATGGGCGTACTATTGGACAGGTCCGAAGCGTTACGCGAACGCCTAACCGGCATGATCAAGGCCGACGTCGACGTCTTCGACCGGTTGATGGCTTGTTACGGCATGCCGAAAGAGACTGAACAACAAAAGGCGGCTCGTTCCGAAGCGATACAGTCCGTATTGAAAGAAGCGACCGAAGTGCCGCTTGAATGTGCCCGAGCTTGCTTCGAAGCGATCGATCTATGCCGAATTGCCGCCGAAAAAGGCAATGCCGGCGTCATTAGCGATGCGGGCGTCGCGGTCATGTCCGCTTACGCCGGATTGAAAAGCGCGGCATTGAATGTCTATATCAATGTCGGTAGCTTGAAAGACAAGGAATTTGCCGATCGTAAGGCTCAGGAACTCGAATCGATTTTGGAAGGCACCGAACAAGCAGTCGATGATGTTTATCGCATTGTAAAAGAAAGGCTATAG
- the cysS gene encoding cysteine--tRNA ligase, whose amino-acid sequence MLKIYNTLTRQKELFKPRLEGKAGLYVCGMTVYDYCHVGHARVMVVFDVVARYLRYLGYSLTYVRNVTDIDDKIIQRARDNGEDFQSLTERFIEAMHEDERALSVLPPDIEPKATQSIPEILAMIEKLIANGIAYVGSNGDVFYSVSKFSNYGRLSGKNLAELQAGERVEIEQAKQDPLDFVLWKAAKPGEPAWESPWGQGRPGWHIECSAMSTGCLGNHFDIHGGGMDLQFPHHENEIAQSEGATGEKFVNYWMHNGFVRINEEKMSKSLGNFFTVREVLKRYRSEVVRFFILTSHYRSPLNYSNEHLDEAAVALTRLYTSLRGIDAGEFEVEADYEARFREAMDDDFNTPVALSVLFDMARELNKVKDSDKQRASQLAATIRGLGGVLGILQDDAERFLKEGDNQAEGLTAEQIETLIQARIDAKKNKNWAEADKIRDQLKQQGVILEDVPGGGTNWRRE is encoded by the coding sequence ATGTTGAAAATATATAACACTCTGACGCGCCAAAAAGAACTTTTTAAACCCCGTCTCGAAGGTAAGGCCGGTCTTTATGTCTGCGGTATGACGGTCTACGATTATTGTCATGTCGGGCATGCGCGTGTGATGGTCGTATTCGATGTCGTCGCGCGTTATTTGCGTTATTTAGGATACAGCCTGACCTATGTGCGCAATGTAACCGATATTGACGATAAAATCATCCAACGCGCACGCGACAACGGTGAAGATTTCCAAAGTCTTACTGAACGCTTCATTGAGGCGATGCACGAGGACGAACGCGCACTTTCTGTATTGCCTCCAGACATCGAGCCTAAAGCGACCCAATCGATTCCTGAAATCCTGGCAATGATCGAAAAATTGATTGCGAACGGCATAGCCTATGTCGGCTCTAACGGCGATGTATTTTATTCGGTTTCGAAATTTAGCAACTACGGACGCTTGTCCGGCAAAAACCTAGCCGAGTTACAAGCCGGCGAGCGAGTTGAGATCGAACAAGCCAAACAAGATCCGCTGGATTTCGTACTATGGAAAGCGGCCAAGCCTGGCGAGCCGGCGTGGGAGTCGCCGTGGGGTCAGGGGCGCCCCGGCTGGCATATCGAGTGCTCGGCGATGTCGACCGGTTGCCTGGGTAATCATTTCGACATACACGGCGGCGGCATGGATTTGCAGTTTCCGCATCACGAGAACGAAATCGCGCAATCGGAAGGTGCGACCGGCGAAAAGTTCGTCAACTATTGGATGCACAACGGTTTCGTGCGCATCAATGAAGAAAAAATGTCGAAATCGCTGGGTAACTTCTTTACCGTTCGCGAAGTATTAAAGCGCTACCGGTCGGAAGTCGTGCGTTTTTTCATCCTGACTAGCCACTACCGCAGTCCGCTGAATTATTCCAACGAACATCTGGACGAGGCGGCGGTCGCGTTGACCCGTCTGTATACCTCGTTACGTGGTATCGATGCCGGCGAGTTCGAAGTCGAAGCCGATTACGAGGCGCGCTTTAGAGAAGCGATGGACGATGACTTCAATACGCCGGTCGCGTTGTCGGTACTGTTCGATATGGCTAGAGAACTCAATAAAGTCAAAGACTCCGATAAGCAAAGAGCAAGTCAATTGGCCGCTACCATAAGGGGGCTGGGCGGCGTTTTGGGTATATTGCAAGACGATGCCGAGCGCTTCTTGAAAGAAGGCGATAACCAAGCCGAAGGCTTGACGGCCGAGCAAATCGAAACGCTGATACAGGCGCGAATCGACGCCAAAAAGAACAAGAATTGGGCGGAAGCCGATAAAATTCGCGATCAACTGAAGCAGCAAGGCGTGATACTCGAAGACGTTCCTGGCGGAGGCACTAACTGGCGTCGGGAGTAA
- a CDS encoding peptidylprolyl isomerase codes for MTEQVNKVKLTTTLGEITIQLNHEKAPISSENFLTYVKDGFYDGTIFHRIIPGFMAQGGGFDGDFNQKATHEPIKNEADNGLKNNRGTLAMARTPDPNSATAQFFINYKDNAFLNYTSPTPNGWGYAVFGEVIEGMDVVDAMAKQPTGNRGMHQDVPKTDIVIEKAEIVE; via the coding sequence ATGACAGAACAAGTAAACAAGGTTAAACTCACCACGACACTGGGTGAAATCACAATTCAATTGAATCACGAAAAAGCACCGATCTCATCCGAAAACTTTCTGACCTACGTTAAAGATGGCTTTTATGACGGCACGATCTTCCACCGCATTATTCCGGGATTCATGGCGCAAGGCGGCGGCTTCGACGGCGATTTCAATCAAAAAGCCACGCACGAGCCGATCAAAAACGAAGCCGATAATGGTTTAAAAAACAACCGCGGCACTTTGGCAATGGCCCGCACACCCGATCCGAACTCGGCGACCGCACAATTCTTCATTAATTATAAAGATAATGCCTTTCTGAATTACACGAGCCCGACTCCGAACGGTTGGGGCTACGCAGTATTCGGCGAAGTGATCGAGGGAATGGATGTTGTCGATGCGATGGCCAAGCAACCTACCGGCAACCGCGGCATGCATCAGGATGTTCCGAAAACCGACATCGTGATCGAAAAAGCCGAAATCGTCGAATAA
- the lpxH gene encoding UDP-2,3-diacylglucosamine diphosphatase, giving the protein MPREIHFISDLHISLEKTEITKRFLSYLDRHAPRAEAVYILGDLFDAWIGDDDPTPPNAKIKRQLKHLTSSGTQVYLQQGNRDFLLGQRFCDETGVNLLGDYAAIDLFGTPTLLTHGDLLCTDDLPYQAFRKKAHTPEWQQNVLSKPLWLRLIAARWYRLRSHFHKRGKTQDIMDVNQQTVIEIMREHGVLQLIHGHTHRPAIHEFEIDGQKAKRFVLPDWKKGSAQALCWTKQGHRLEAI; this is encoded by the coding sequence ATGCCCCGCGAAATCCATTTTATTTCGGACCTGCATATCTCGCTTGAAAAAACCGAAATCACCAAGCGCTTCCTATCTTATTTGGACCGACATGCGCCGCGCGCCGAAGCCGTGTACATTCTAGGCGACCTATTCGATGCCTGGATAGGCGATGACGACCCGACGCCGCCGAACGCCAAAATCAAAAGGCAGCTCAAACACCTGACCTCATCCGGCACGCAAGTCTATTTGCAGCAAGGCAATCGAGATTTCCTGCTCGGGCAACGATTTTGCGACGAAACAGGCGTGAATCTGCTAGGCGATTATGCCGCAATCGATTTGTTCGGAACACCGACCTTGCTGACTCACGGCGACCTGCTCTGCACCGACGACCTCCCTTATCAAGCGTTCCGCAAAAAAGCGCATACCCCGGAGTGGCAACAAAACGTACTTTCCAAGCCTTTATGGCTAAGACTAATCGCCGCACGCTGGTACCGCTTGCGCAGCCATTTCCACAAACGCGGAAAAACGCAAGACATCATGGACGTCAACCAACAGACCGTTATCGAGATAATGCGCGAACACGGCGTGTTGCAACTGATCCACGGCCACACACACCGGCCGGCGATCCATGAATTCGAAATCGACGGACAAAAGGCGAAGCGCTTCGTATTACCCGACTGGAAAAAAGGCAGCGCGCAAGCCCTATGCTGGACCAAGCAAGGCCATCGCCTCGAAGCCATTTAA